One stretch of Arachis duranensis cultivar V14167 chromosome 1, aradu.V14167.gnm2.J7QH, whole genome shotgun sequence DNA includes these proteins:
- the LOC110276534 gene encoding uncharacterized protein LOC110276534 codes for MARNFDDMFNEALYDKRRRQDNTLIDNWIDEYLLKDSEEEDIDRSSIPITRRWINRDREAKHDHLFQDYFADEPRVDTTGRRGLLPLQKYTAAIQMLAYGVTADAVDDYMRIGESTTIECLKKFVEGVISVFQDEYLRKPNPNDVQHLLQMAEGRGFPDMLGSID; via the exons ATGGCTAGAAATTTTGATGATATGTTTAATGAGGCTTTGTATGACAAAAGAAGACGGCAAGATAACACACTCATAGATAATTGGATCGATGAGTATTTACTCAAagattcagaagaagaagatatcgaTAGAAGCTCTATCCCAATTACTCGTAGATGGATAAACAGAGATCGAGAAGCAAAACATGATCACCTTTTCCAAGATTACTTTGCAGATGAACCG AGGGTTGAtacaactggaagaagaggcttGTTGCCACTCCAGAAATATACCGCTGCGATACAGATGTTAGCATATGGCGTAACAGCTGATGCTGTTGATGATTATATGCGCATAGGCGAGAGCACTACAATTGAATGCTtgaaaaaatttgttgaaggtgTCATTTCCGTGTTTCAGGATGAATACTTGCGAAAACCCAATCCGAATGACGTACAACACCTGCTACAAATGGCGGAGGGTCGTGGCTTCCCTGACATGTTGGGTAGCATTGACTGA